In Cucurbita pepo subsp. pepo cultivar mu-cu-16 chromosome LG04, ASM280686v2, whole genome shotgun sequence, the following are encoded in one genomic region:
- the LOC111792342 gene encoding DUF21 domain-containing protein At2g14520 isoform X2, giving the protein MAVDYECCSTNFFIHILIIAFLVIFAGLMSGLTLGLMSMSLVDLEVLAKSGTPKDRKYAAKIMPVVKNQHLLLCTLLICNAAAMEALPIFLDSLVTAWGAVLISVTLILLFGEIIPQSVCSRYGLAIGSTVAPFVRVLVWICFPIAYPISKLLDFLLGHGHVALFRRAELKALVNMHGNEAGKGGELTHDETTIIAGALELTEKTASDAMTPISETFVIDINAKLDRKLMNLVLAKGHSRVPVYYEEQTNIIGLILVKNLLTIHPDDEIPVKNVTIRRIPRNFAII; this is encoded by the exons ATGGCCGTTGATTACGAATGCTGCAGCACTAATTTCTTCATCCACATACTCATCATCGCCTTCTTGGTCATTTTTGCCGGCTTGATGTCCGGCCTCACCCTCGGCCTTATGTCGATGAGCCTCGTTGATCTCGAAGTTCTTGCCAAGTCTGGCACCCCCAAGGATCGCAAGTACGCCG CAAAGATAATGCCAGTAGTAAAAAACCAGCATTTATTGCTGTGCACCCTACTGATTTGCAATGCAGCAGCCATGGAG GCACTTCCTATTTTCCTTGACAGTCTAGTTACAGCTTGGGGTGCTGTTTTAATCTCGGTGACATTGATTCTTCTATTTGGCGAG ATTATACCACAATCTGTTTGCTCTCGTTATGGTTTGGCAATTGGATCAACAGTTGCTCCTTTTGTTCGTGTTCTTGTCTGGATTTGCTTCCCTATTGCATATCCAATCAGCAAG TTACTAGACTTTCTACTGGGCCATGGACATGTGGCCCTTTTCCGTAGAGCTGAGCTCAAAGCACTTGTGAATATGCACGGTAATGAG GCTGGAAAGGGTGGAGAGCTGACACATGATGAAACCACTATCATTGCTGGAGCACTTGAACTTACTGAGAAAACTGCTAGTGATGCCATGACTCCCATATCTGAAACTTTTGTAATTGACATTAATGCAAAGCTCGATAG GAAGTTAATGAATCTCGTTTTGGCGAAAGGGCATAGCAGGGTGCCAGTTTATTATGAAGAACAAACCAACATAATCGGTCTTATCCTG GTTAAAAATTTGCTTACAATCCACCCAGATGATGAAATTCCAGTAAAGAATGTTACCATTCGAAGGATTCCAAG AAACTTTGCCATTATATGA
- the LOC111794011 gene encoding basic form of pathogenesis-related protein 1-like, translating to MASPNILKAICLLGIALTLTTITPTMANSSPKDFVDAHNAIRAEVGIEPVQWNETLATYAQKYAESKIATCEMSHSGGPYGENLAVGYEGITAETAVKLWADEKKHYDHASNSCGNDPTHCVHYRQLVWKNTTSIGCAQVKCQNNWIFVICCYYPSADSIKQRPY from the coding sequence ATGGCCTCCCCAAACATTCTCAAAGCCATTTGCTTGTTGGGAATAGCCCTAACCCTAACTACCATAACTCCCACCATGGCCAATAGCAGCCCCAAGGACTTCGTCGACGCTCACAATGCCATCCGTGCGGAGGTTGGCATCGAGCCCGTCCaatggaacgaaacattggCTACCTATGCTCAAAAGTACGCCGAATCAAAGATCGCCACTTGCGAAATGTCGCACTCTGGAGGACCCTACGGCGAAAACCTAGCGGTGGGATATGAAGGGATAACGGCGGAGACAGCCGTGAAGCTCTGGGCCGACGAGAAGAAACATTACGACCACGCTTCCAATTCGTGTGGAAACGACCCTACCCACTGCGTCCATTATAGACAGTTGGTTTGGAAGAATACCACATCTATTGGGTGCGCCCAAGTGAAGTGCCAAAACAATTGGATTTTTGTCATATGCTGTTATTACCCTTCGGCCGACAGTATTAAGCAACGTCCatactaa
- the LOC111792342 gene encoding DUF21 domain-containing protein At2g14520 isoform X1, with the protein MAVDYECCSTNFFIHILIIAFLVIFAGLMSGLTLGLMSMSLVDLEVLAKSGTPKDRKYAAKIMPVVKNQHLLLCTLLICNAAAMEALPIFLDSLVTAWGAVLISVTLILLFGEIIPQSVCSRYGLAIGSTVAPFVRVLVWICFPIAYPISKLLDFLLGHGHVALFRRAELKALVNMHGNEAGKGGELTHDETTIIAGALELTEKTASDAMTPISETFVIDINAKLDRKLMNLVLAKGHSRVPVYYEEQTNIIGLILVKNLLTIHPDDEIPVKNVTIRRIPRVPETLPLYDILNEFQKGHSHMAIVVKQCNKMNGKPDEQPGDDSQKEVRIDVDGERPSPSQEKAMKIKTSFKKCKSFPANSSFRSGSSRSKKWTKDMYSDILKIDENPLPKLVEEEAVGVITMEDVIEELLQEEIFDETDHQTEDS; encoded by the exons ATGGCCGTTGATTACGAATGCTGCAGCACTAATTTCTTCATCCACATACTCATCATCGCCTTCTTGGTCATTTTTGCCGGCTTGATGTCCGGCCTCACCCTCGGCCTTATGTCGATGAGCCTCGTTGATCTCGAAGTTCTTGCCAAGTCTGGCACCCCCAAGGATCGCAAGTACGCCG CAAAGATAATGCCAGTAGTAAAAAACCAGCATTTATTGCTGTGCACCCTACTGATTTGCAATGCAGCAGCCATGGAG GCACTTCCTATTTTCCTTGACAGTCTAGTTACAGCTTGGGGTGCTGTTTTAATCTCGGTGACATTGATTCTTCTATTTGGCGAG ATTATACCACAATCTGTTTGCTCTCGTTATGGTTTGGCAATTGGATCAACAGTTGCTCCTTTTGTTCGTGTTCTTGTCTGGATTTGCTTCCCTATTGCATATCCAATCAGCAAG TTACTAGACTTTCTACTGGGCCATGGACATGTGGCCCTTTTCCGTAGAGCTGAGCTCAAAGCACTTGTGAATATGCACGGTAATGAG GCTGGAAAGGGTGGAGAGCTGACACATGATGAAACCACTATCATTGCTGGAGCACTTGAACTTACTGAGAAAACTGCTAGTGATGCCATGACTCCCATATCTGAAACTTTTGTAATTGACATTAATGCAAAGCTCGATAG GAAGTTAATGAATCTCGTTTTGGCGAAAGGGCATAGCAGGGTGCCAGTTTATTATGAAGAACAAACCAACATAATCGGTCTTATCCTG GTTAAAAATTTGCTTACAATCCACCCAGATGATGAAATTCCAGTAAAGAATGTTACCATTCGAAGGATTCCAAG AGTTCCAGAAACTTTGCCATTATATGACATTCTGAATGAGTTCCAGAAAGGTCATAGCCACATGGCCATTGTTGTTAAACAATGCAACAAAATGAATGGAAAACCCGATGAACAACCGGGCGACG ATTCCCAGAAAGAAGTTAGAATTGATGTGGATGGTGAAAGGCCTTCACCTTCCCAAGAAAAAGCCATGAAGATTAAGACATCATTTAAGAAGTGTAAAAGCTTTCCCGCAAATAGTTCATTCAGGAGTGGTAGTTCTAGAAGCAAGAAATGGACAAAAGATATGTACTCTGATATCCTAAAAATAGATGAAAACCCTCTCCCTAAGCTCGTCGAGGAAGAAGCTGTGGGTGTTATAACAATGGAAGATGTCATTGAAGAACTATTACAG GAGGAGATATTTGATGAGACTGATCATCAAACAGAGGACTCATGA
- the LOC111793632 gene encoding uncharacterized protein At3g49720-like: protein MSRRPVNPSRRLVDGGSLPFVGVIQSKSRSSPLLTIGLVVAAILLIGFCYHQSGGSRSNIEAVSKFEGGNSCTAEIQRAIPILKKAYGDSMHKVLHLGPDTCSVVSKLLKEEDTEAWGVEPYDLEDADASCRSLVRKGFVRAADIKFPLPYRAKSFSLVIVSDALDYLSPRYLNSTLPELARVSADGIVIFTGYPGQQKAKASDLSKFGRPAKLRSSSWWIRFFVQTSLEENEGAVKKFDQAATKRSYRPACQVFHLKSYS from the exons ATGTCAAGGAGGCCAGTAAATCCTTCTCGACGTCTTGTTGATGGTGGGAGTCTTCCGTTTGTCGGTGTAATACAGTCCAAGTCACGCTCATCACCTTTGCTGACCATAGGGCTTGTTGTG GCTGCGATTCTTCTTATTGGATTCTGTTACCATCAATCAg GTGGATCAAGAAGCAATATAGAGGCTGTGAGTAAATTTGAAG GTGGAAATTCATGCACAGCAGAAATCCAACGAGCAATACCCATTCTAAAGAAAGCGTATGGAGATAGCATGCATAAAGTATTGCATCTAGGTCCTGATACTTGTTCAGTGGTGTCTAAATTGTTAAAAGAAGAGGATACAGAAGCATGGGGTGTGGAGCCCTATGACTTGGAAGATGCTGATGCCAGTTGCAGAAGCCTTGTGCGGAAGGGCTTTGTGCGCGCTGCTGACATTAAGTTTCCCCTGCCATATAGAGCAAAGTCATTTTCTCTTGTCATTGTTTCAGATGCATTGGATTACTTGTCTCCCAGATACCTTAACAGCACTCTTCCAGAACTGGCCAGGGTTTCTGCTGACGGCATCGTTATATTTACCG GTTATCCAGGTCAACAGAAGGCTAAAGCTTCGGATTTATCCAAATTTGGCCGTCCA GCGAAATTGCGAAGCTCGTCGTGGTGGATTAGGTTTTTTGTTCAGACAAGTTTAGAAGAGAATGAAGGTGCTGTAAAGAAGTTTGATCAGGCTGCAACTAAGAGGTCGTACAGGCCAGCTTGCCAAGTCTTCCACCTCAAATCATACTCTTGA
- the LOC111794008 gene encoding pathogenesis-related protein 1-like produces the protein MDVFKIFFALICVSGLFLVKPSLAQNSPKDYLNAHNAARKMVGVGPLFWDRKLAAYAQSYANKRMRDCKLVLSGGPYGENLAWSSDRSLTGVGAVKLWVSKKGFYNYRSNKCVGDQSCLAYTQVVWRRSKKLGCARVKCTNGGTFVICSYSPRGNISSQRPY, from the coding sequence ATGGATGTATTCAAGATTTTCTTCGCTCTCATTTGCGTTTCGGGATTGTTTTTAGTTAAGCCATCTCTCGCTCAAAACTCACCTAAGGACTATCTCAATGCCCACAATGCAGCTCGCAAAATGGTTGGCGTTGGACCATTGTTTTGGGACCGAAAACTAGCAGCCTATGCTCAAAGCTATGCTAATAAACGCATGCGTGACTGTAAGCTAGTGCTCTCGGGTGGCCCGTATGGCGAGAACCTTGCATGGAGTAGCGATCGTAGCCTCACAGGCGTCGGGGCAGTGAAGCTATGGGTTAGCAAGAAGGGATTCTACAATTACAGGTCCAATAAATGTGTTGGTGATCAGAGTTGTCTAGCATACACTCAGGTGGTTTGGAGACGTTCGAAGAAGCTGGGATGTGCTAGAGTTAAGTGCACCAATGGTGGTACTTTTGTGATTTGCAGCTACAGCCCTCGAGGCAACATTTCTTCTCAACGGCCATATTAA
- the LOC111793959 gene encoding basic form of pathogenesis-related protein 1-like, producing MALLANLLSFIALMGLVLVPITLAQNSHQDFVNAHNAARSRVGVGPVSWNYTLAAYAQTYANKKIGTCEMQHSYGPYGENLAEGYREMTAVEAVNFWVSEKKYYDHRLNRCIGDECGHYTQVVWRNTKHVGCARVKCRNNWIFVICNYDPPGNYVGQLPY from the coding sequence atggcactATTGGCCAACCTTCTCTCCTTCATAGCCCTGATGGGGCTAGTCCTAGTCCCCATCACCCTCGCTCAAAACTCCCACCAAGACTTCGTCAATGCTCACAACGCCGCCCGATCGAGGGTCGGGGTCGGCCCAGTCTCTTGGAACTACACCTTAGCTGCGTATGCCCAAACTTATGCCAACAAGAAGATTGGCACTTGTGAGATGCAACATTCCTATGGCCCTTACGGCGAGAATCTAGCCGAAGGGTACAGGGAGATGACTGCAGTCGAGGCAGTGAACTTTTGGGTGAGCGAGAAGAAATACTACGATCATCGGTTGAACCGATGCATCGGAGATGAGTGTGGCCATTACACGCAGGTGGTGTGGAGGAACACCAAGCATGTGGGTTGTGCTAGAGTGAAATGCCGCAACAATTGGATTTTTGTTATATGTAACTATGATCCTCCAGGCAATTATGTTGGCCAGCTTCCTTATTGA